A window of the Thunnus albacares chromosome 15, fThuAlb1.1, whole genome shotgun sequence genome harbors these coding sequences:
- the map4k5 gene encoding mitogen-activated protein kinase kinase kinase kinase 5 isoform X2 has protein sequence MDIYPRPSGEIQRRNPQHDFELIQRVGSGTYGDVYKARNIQTGELAAVKIIKLEPGDDFSIIQQEIFMVKECMHHNIVAYFGSYLCREKLWICMEYCGGGSLQDIYHVTGPLSEPQIAYVSRETIQGLGYLHSKGKMHRDIKGANILLTDNGDVKLADFGVAAKITATIAKRKSFIGTPYWMAPEVAAVEKNGGYNQLCDIWAVGITSIELAELQPPMFDLHPMRALFLMSKSSFQPPKLKDKNKWSAAFHNFVKVSLTKNPKKRPTAEKLLSHVFVAQTGLTRRLAVDLLDKMNNPDNHQHYSEVDDDDLEPLSAVRHTIRSTNKQARAERTRSEINSNNGTDQGRPCSSPSFTEGHRGDAVDKLQFEPPLRKETEAHSEMDVSKDNDFPSPWSPFAEGGITTRGHIAHLEDAFEEVELSTLKPGVPPPLPPKPHLNSPSEELGLNDERSLTVRRFPNSENGPSQVARRQSTPEQGNKVEHSSPDFLSASVSSPGLLSHTSDPDDDSDGSMNGDSPKPPPNRQHRKEKKEFPKPAINGLPPTPKVLMGACFSKVFDGCPLKINCATSWIHPDTKDQYLIFGTEDGIYTLNLNELHEATMEQLFPRKCTWLYVINNNLMSLSGKTFQLYSHNLIGLFEQLKKPGLAAQFQTHRFPDKILPRRFALTTKIPDTKGCHKCCIVRNPYTGHKYLCGALQSGIVLLQWYEPMQRFMLIKHFDFPLPSPLKVFEMLVVPEQEYPLVCVAISQGTEPGQVVRFETINLNSCSSWFTEMGTTNQQVDAIHVTQLERDTVLVCLDQNLKIVNLQGRLKSNKKLASELSFDFCIGSVVCLQDSVLAFWKHGMQGKSFKSNEVTQEISDPSRVFRLLGSDRVVVLESRPTDNPTALSNLYILAGHENSY, from the exons ATGGATATCTATCCCCGGCCAAGCGGTGAGATCCAGAGGAGGAACCCTCAGCATGACTTTGAGCTCATTCAGAGGGTGGGAAGTGGCACATATGGAGACGTGTACAAG GCTCGAAACATACAGACAGGAGAGCTCGCTGCAGTGAAGATCATAAAGTTGGAACCAG gGGATGACTTTTCCATCATACAGCAGGAAATCTTCATGGTGAAGGAATGCATGCACCACAATATTGTGGCCTACTTTGGGAGCTACCTCTG TCGGGAGAAGCTTTGGATATGTATGGAGTACTGTGGTGGAGGATCTCTGCAGGACATTTATCATG TGACGGGACCTCTGTCAGAGCCTCAGATAGCATACGTCTCCAGAGAGACCATACAG GGTTTGGGATACTTGCACAGCAAGGGCAAGATGCACCGTGACATCAAG GGAGCCAACATACTTCTAACAGATAACGGAGATGTGAAGTTAG CTGACTTTGGAGTTGCAGCCAAAATAACAGCCACCATTGCCAAAAGAAAGTCCTTCATTGGAACACCTTATTG gatggCTCCAGAAGTAGCAGCGGTGGAGAAGAACGGTGGCTACAACCAGCTGTGTGATATCTGGGCTGTTGGCATCACGTCCATAGAGCTGGCTGAGCTACAGCCCCCAATGTTTGACCTACACCCGATGAG gGCCTTGTTTTTGATGTCGAAGAGTAGCTTCCAGCCTCCCAagctaaaagacaaaaacaaatg GTCCGCTGCCTTCCACAACTTTGTCAAAGTGTCTCTGACAAAGAACCCAAAGAAGAGGCCCACTGCAGAGAAACTTCTATCA CACGTGTTTGTGGCACAGACGGGTTTGACAAGGAGGCTGGCTGTCGACCTACTAGATAAGATGAACAACCCAGACAACCACCAGCATTACAGTGAggtggatgatgatgatcttgAG cccctctctgcagtcagacaCACCATTCGCTCCACTAACAAACAAGCCAGAGCTGAGAGGACGCGCTCGGAGATAAACT CAAACAATGGGACAGACCAAGGAAGGCCATGCTCAAGTCCTAGCTTCACTGAGGGACACAGGGGGGATGCAG TCGACAAGCTCCAGTTCGAACCACCACTCCGGAAGGAAACTGAGGCTCATTCTGAAATG GATGTGAGTAAAGATAATGACTTCCCTTCCCCCTGGAGTCCCTTTGCAGAGGGAGGAATAACAACCAG GGGACACATCGCCCATCTTGAAGACGCCTTTGAGGAAGTAGAGCT GTCAACCCTCAAGCCAGgagttcctcctcctctgcccccgAAG CCACACTTAAACAGCCCGTCAGAGGAGCTCGGCCTTAACGATGAGAGGTCTCTGACAGTTCGGAGGTTCCCTAACTCGGAGAATGGGCCGAGCCAGGTGGCTCGCAGACAGAGCACACCTGAGCAGGGCAACAAGGTGGAGCACTCATCTCCAGATTTCCTCTCTGCCAGTGTCAGCAGCCCTGGCCTTTTGTCTCACACCTCAGATCCTG ATGATGATTCAGATGGCAGCATGAACGGAGACAGTCCCAAGCCGCCACCCAACCGGCAGCATcggaaggagaaaaaggaatTCCCT aAACCAGCTATCAACGGCCTGCCACCCACTCCCAAAGTACTG ATGGGAGCCTGTTTCTCTAAAGTGTTTGATGGCTGTCCACTGAAGATCAACTGTGCCACATCATGGATTCATCCAGACACCAAAG aCCAGTACCTAATCTTTGGGACGGAGGATGGCATCTATACGCTGAATCTTAATGAGCTGCATGAAGCCACGATGGAGCAG CTGTTCCCGAGGAAGTGTACATGGCTGTACGTTATCAACAACAACCTGATGTCTTTATCAG GAAAAACCTTCCAGCTGTACTCCCACAATCTCATCGGGCTGTTTGAGCAGCTGAAGAAGCCCGGCCTGGCCGCTCAGTTCCAGACTCACCGCTTCCCAGACAAAATTTTACCCAG gAGGTTTGCCTTGACGACTAAGATCCCCGACACAAAGGGCTGTCACAAATGCTGCATTG TGAGAAACCCGTACACAGGCCACAAATACCTGTGTGGAGCGCTGCAGTCTGGGATTGTCCTGTTGCAGTGGTATGAGCCCATGCAGAGGTTTATGCTTATCAAG CACTTTGACTTCCCTCTTCCCAGCCCGCTGAAAGTGTTTGAGATGCTCGTGGTCCCAGAGCAGGAATATCCTCTGGTGTGCGTGGCCATCAGCCAGGGCACCGAGCCAGGCCAGGTGGTCCGCTTTGAGACCATCAACCTCAACTCCTGCTCGTCCTGGTTCACAGAGATGGGAACAA CTAATCAGCAGGTGGACGCAATCCATGTGACCCAGCTGGAGAGAGACACCGTGTTGGTGTGTTTGGACC aaaATTTGAAGATTGTTAATCTCCAGGGCAGACTGAAGTCCAACAAGAAGCTGGCATCTGAGCTCAGTTTTGACTTCTGCATTGGATCTGTTG TGTGCCTTCAGGACAGCGTCCTCGCCTTCTGGAAACACGGCATGCAGGGAAAGAGCTTTAAGTCTAATGAG gTGACCCAGGAGATTTCTGATCCAAGCAGAGTCTTCCGCCTCCTTGGATCTGACAG GGTGGTGGTCTTGGAGAGCCGACCAACAGACAACCCCACGGCCCTGAGCAACCTCTACATTTTAGCAGGTCACGAGAACAGTTACTGA
- the map4k5 gene encoding mitogen-activated protein kinase kinase kinase kinase 5 isoform X1: MDIYPRPSGEIQRRNPQHDFELIQRVGSGTYGDVYKARNIQTGELAAVKIIKLEPGDDFSIIQQEIFMVKECMHHNIVAYFGSYLCREKLWICMEYCGGGSLQDIYHVTGPLSEPQIAYVSRETIQGLGYLHSKGKMHRDIKGANILLTDNGDVKLADFGVAAKITATIAKRKSFIGTPYWMAPEVAAVEKNGGYNQLCDIWAVGITSIELAELQPPMFDLHPMRALFLMSKSSFQPPKLKDKNKWSAAFHNFVKVSLTKNPKKRPTAEKLLSHVFVAQTGLTRRLAVDLLDKMNNPDNHQHYSEVDDDDLEPLSAVRHTIRSTNKQARAERTRSEINSNNGTDQGRPCSSPSFTEGHRGDAVDKLQFEPPLRKETEAHSEMDVSKDNDFPSPWSPFAEGGITTRGHIAHLEDAFEEVELSTLKPGVPPPLPPKPHLNSPSEELGLNDERSLTVRRFPNSENGPSQVARRQSTPEQGNKVEHSSPDFLSASVSSPGLLSHTSDPDDDSDGSMNGDSPKPPPNRQHRKEKKEFPKPAINGLPPTPKVLMGACFSKVFDGCPLKINCATSWIHPDTKDQYLIFGTEDGIYTLNLNELHEATMEQLFPRKCTWLYVINNNLMSLSEGKTFQLYSHNLIGLFEQLKKPGLAAQFQTHRFPDKILPRRFALTTKIPDTKGCHKCCIVRNPYTGHKYLCGALQSGIVLLQWYEPMQRFMLIKHFDFPLPSPLKVFEMLVVPEQEYPLVCVAISQGTEPGQVVRFETINLNSCSSWFTEMGTTNQQVDAIHVTQLERDTVLVCLDQNLKIVNLQGRLKSNKKLASELSFDFCIGSVVCLQDSVLAFWKHGMQGKSFKSNEVTQEISDPSRVFRLLGSDRVVVLESRPTDNPTALSNLYILAGHENSY, from the exons ATGGATATCTATCCCCGGCCAAGCGGTGAGATCCAGAGGAGGAACCCTCAGCATGACTTTGAGCTCATTCAGAGGGTGGGAAGTGGCACATATGGAGACGTGTACAAG GCTCGAAACATACAGACAGGAGAGCTCGCTGCAGTGAAGATCATAAAGTTGGAACCAG gGGATGACTTTTCCATCATACAGCAGGAAATCTTCATGGTGAAGGAATGCATGCACCACAATATTGTGGCCTACTTTGGGAGCTACCTCTG TCGGGAGAAGCTTTGGATATGTATGGAGTACTGTGGTGGAGGATCTCTGCAGGACATTTATCATG TGACGGGACCTCTGTCAGAGCCTCAGATAGCATACGTCTCCAGAGAGACCATACAG GGTTTGGGATACTTGCACAGCAAGGGCAAGATGCACCGTGACATCAAG GGAGCCAACATACTTCTAACAGATAACGGAGATGTGAAGTTAG CTGACTTTGGAGTTGCAGCCAAAATAACAGCCACCATTGCCAAAAGAAAGTCCTTCATTGGAACACCTTATTG gatggCTCCAGAAGTAGCAGCGGTGGAGAAGAACGGTGGCTACAACCAGCTGTGTGATATCTGGGCTGTTGGCATCACGTCCATAGAGCTGGCTGAGCTACAGCCCCCAATGTTTGACCTACACCCGATGAG gGCCTTGTTTTTGATGTCGAAGAGTAGCTTCCAGCCTCCCAagctaaaagacaaaaacaaatg GTCCGCTGCCTTCCACAACTTTGTCAAAGTGTCTCTGACAAAGAACCCAAAGAAGAGGCCCACTGCAGAGAAACTTCTATCA CACGTGTTTGTGGCACAGACGGGTTTGACAAGGAGGCTGGCTGTCGACCTACTAGATAAGATGAACAACCCAGACAACCACCAGCATTACAGTGAggtggatgatgatgatcttgAG cccctctctgcagtcagacaCACCATTCGCTCCACTAACAAACAAGCCAGAGCTGAGAGGACGCGCTCGGAGATAAACT CAAACAATGGGACAGACCAAGGAAGGCCATGCTCAAGTCCTAGCTTCACTGAGGGACACAGGGGGGATGCAG TCGACAAGCTCCAGTTCGAACCACCACTCCGGAAGGAAACTGAGGCTCATTCTGAAATG GATGTGAGTAAAGATAATGACTTCCCTTCCCCCTGGAGTCCCTTTGCAGAGGGAGGAATAACAACCAG GGGACACATCGCCCATCTTGAAGACGCCTTTGAGGAAGTAGAGCT GTCAACCCTCAAGCCAGgagttcctcctcctctgcccccgAAG CCACACTTAAACAGCCCGTCAGAGGAGCTCGGCCTTAACGATGAGAGGTCTCTGACAGTTCGGAGGTTCCCTAACTCGGAGAATGGGCCGAGCCAGGTGGCTCGCAGACAGAGCACACCTGAGCAGGGCAACAAGGTGGAGCACTCATCTCCAGATTTCCTCTCTGCCAGTGTCAGCAGCCCTGGCCTTTTGTCTCACACCTCAGATCCTG ATGATGATTCAGATGGCAGCATGAACGGAGACAGTCCCAAGCCGCCACCCAACCGGCAGCATcggaaggagaaaaaggaatTCCCT aAACCAGCTATCAACGGCCTGCCACCCACTCCCAAAGTACTG ATGGGAGCCTGTTTCTCTAAAGTGTTTGATGGCTGTCCACTGAAGATCAACTGTGCCACATCATGGATTCATCCAGACACCAAAG aCCAGTACCTAATCTTTGGGACGGAGGATGGCATCTATACGCTGAATCTTAATGAGCTGCATGAAGCCACGATGGAGCAG CTGTTCCCGAGGAAGTGTACATGGCTGTACGTTATCAACAACAACCTGATGTCTTTATCAG AAG GAAAAACCTTCCAGCTGTACTCCCACAATCTCATCGGGCTGTTTGAGCAGCTGAAGAAGCCCGGCCTGGCCGCTCAGTTCCAGACTCACCGCTTCCCAGACAAAATTTTACCCAG gAGGTTTGCCTTGACGACTAAGATCCCCGACACAAAGGGCTGTCACAAATGCTGCATTG TGAGAAACCCGTACACAGGCCACAAATACCTGTGTGGAGCGCTGCAGTCTGGGATTGTCCTGTTGCAGTGGTATGAGCCCATGCAGAGGTTTATGCTTATCAAG CACTTTGACTTCCCTCTTCCCAGCCCGCTGAAAGTGTTTGAGATGCTCGTGGTCCCAGAGCAGGAATATCCTCTGGTGTGCGTGGCCATCAGCCAGGGCACCGAGCCAGGCCAGGTGGTCCGCTTTGAGACCATCAACCTCAACTCCTGCTCGTCCTGGTTCACAGAGATGGGAACAA CTAATCAGCAGGTGGACGCAATCCATGTGACCCAGCTGGAGAGAGACACCGTGTTGGTGTGTTTGGACC aaaATTTGAAGATTGTTAATCTCCAGGGCAGACTGAAGTCCAACAAGAAGCTGGCATCTGAGCTCAGTTTTGACTTCTGCATTGGATCTGTTG TGTGCCTTCAGGACAGCGTCCTCGCCTTCTGGAAACACGGCATGCAGGGAAAGAGCTTTAAGTCTAATGAG gTGACCCAGGAGATTTCTGATCCAAGCAGAGTCTTCCGCCTCCTTGGATCTGACAG GGTGGTGGTCTTGGAGAGCCGACCAACAGACAACCCCACGGCCCTGAGCAACCTCTACATTTTAGCAGGTCACGAGAACAGTTACTGA
- the map4k5 gene encoding mitogen-activated protein kinase kinase kinase kinase 5 isoform X3, with translation MDIYPRPSGEIQRRNPQHDFELIQRVGSGTYGDVYKARNIQTGELAAVKIIKLEPGDDFSIIQQEIFMVKECMHHNIVAYFGSYLCREKLWICMEYCGGGSLQDIYHVTGPLSEPQIAYVSRETIQGLGYLHSKGKMHRDIKGANILLTDNGDVKLADFGVAAKITATIAKRKSFIGTPYWMAPEVAAVEKNGGYNQLCDIWAVGITSIELAELQPPMFDLHPMRALFLMSKSSFQPPKLKDKNKWSAAFHNFVKVSLTKNPKKRPTAEKLLSHVFVAQTGLTRRLAVDLLDKMNNPDNHQHYSEVDDDDLEPLSAVRHTIRSTNKQARAERTRSEINFDKLQFEPPLRKETEAHSEMDVSKDNDFPSPWSPFAEGGITTRGHIAHLEDAFEEVELSTLKPGVPPPLPPKPHLNSPSEELGLNDERSLTVRRFPNSENGPSQVARRQSTPEQGNKVEHSSPDFLSASVSSPGLLSHTSDPDDDSDGSMNGDSPKPPPNRQHRKEKKEFPKPAINGLPPTPKVLMGACFSKVFDGCPLKINCATSWIHPDTKDQYLIFGTEDGIYTLNLNELHEATMEQLFPRKCTWLYVINNNLMSLSEGKTFQLYSHNLIGLFEQLKKPGLAAQFQTHRFPDKILPRRFALTTKIPDTKGCHKCCIVRNPYTGHKYLCGALQSGIVLLQWYEPMQRFMLIKHFDFPLPSPLKVFEMLVVPEQEYPLVCVAISQGTEPGQVVRFETINLNSCSSWFTEMGTTNQQVDAIHVTQLERDTVLVCLDQNLKIVNLQGRLKSNKKLASELSFDFCIGSVVCLQDSVLAFWKHGMQGKSFKSNEVTQEISDPSRVFRLLGSDRVVVLESRPTDNPTALSNLYILAGHENSY, from the exons ATGGATATCTATCCCCGGCCAAGCGGTGAGATCCAGAGGAGGAACCCTCAGCATGACTTTGAGCTCATTCAGAGGGTGGGAAGTGGCACATATGGAGACGTGTACAAG GCTCGAAACATACAGACAGGAGAGCTCGCTGCAGTGAAGATCATAAAGTTGGAACCAG gGGATGACTTTTCCATCATACAGCAGGAAATCTTCATGGTGAAGGAATGCATGCACCACAATATTGTGGCCTACTTTGGGAGCTACCTCTG TCGGGAGAAGCTTTGGATATGTATGGAGTACTGTGGTGGAGGATCTCTGCAGGACATTTATCATG TGACGGGACCTCTGTCAGAGCCTCAGATAGCATACGTCTCCAGAGAGACCATACAG GGTTTGGGATACTTGCACAGCAAGGGCAAGATGCACCGTGACATCAAG GGAGCCAACATACTTCTAACAGATAACGGAGATGTGAAGTTAG CTGACTTTGGAGTTGCAGCCAAAATAACAGCCACCATTGCCAAAAGAAAGTCCTTCATTGGAACACCTTATTG gatggCTCCAGAAGTAGCAGCGGTGGAGAAGAACGGTGGCTACAACCAGCTGTGTGATATCTGGGCTGTTGGCATCACGTCCATAGAGCTGGCTGAGCTACAGCCCCCAATGTTTGACCTACACCCGATGAG gGCCTTGTTTTTGATGTCGAAGAGTAGCTTCCAGCCTCCCAagctaaaagacaaaaacaaatg GTCCGCTGCCTTCCACAACTTTGTCAAAGTGTCTCTGACAAAGAACCCAAAGAAGAGGCCCACTGCAGAGAAACTTCTATCA CACGTGTTTGTGGCACAGACGGGTTTGACAAGGAGGCTGGCTGTCGACCTACTAGATAAGATGAACAACCCAGACAACCACCAGCATTACAGTGAggtggatgatgatgatcttgAG cccctctctgcagtcagacaCACCATTCGCTCCACTAACAAACAAGCCAGAGCTGAGAGGACGCGCTCGGAGATAAACT TCGACAAGCTCCAGTTCGAACCACCACTCCGGAAGGAAACTGAGGCTCATTCTGAAATG GATGTGAGTAAAGATAATGACTTCCCTTCCCCCTGGAGTCCCTTTGCAGAGGGAGGAATAACAACCAG GGGACACATCGCCCATCTTGAAGACGCCTTTGAGGAAGTAGAGCT GTCAACCCTCAAGCCAGgagttcctcctcctctgcccccgAAG CCACACTTAAACAGCCCGTCAGAGGAGCTCGGCCTTAACGATGAGAGGTCTCTGACAGTTCGGAGGTTCCCTAACTCGGAGAATGGGCCGAGCCAGGTGGCTCGCAGACAGAGCACACCTGAGCAGGGCAACAAGGTGGAGCACTCATCTCCAGATTTCCTCTCTGCCAGTGTCAGCAGCCCTGGCCTTTTGTCTCACACCTCAGATCCTG ATGATGATTCAGATGGCAGCATGAACGGAGACAGTCCCAAGCCGCCACCCAACCGGCAGCATcggaaggagaaaaaggaatTCCCT aAACCAGCTATCAACGGCCTGCCACCCACTCCCAAAGTACTG ATGGGAGCCTGTTTCTCTAAAGTGTTTGATGGCTGTCCACTGAAGATCAACTGTGCCACATCATGGATTCATCCAGACACCAAAG aCCAGTACCTAATCTTTGGGACGGAGGATGGCATCTATACGCTGAATCTTAATGAGCTGCATGAAGCCACGATGGAGCAG CTGTTCCCGAGGAAGTGTACATGGCTGTACGTTATCAACAACAACCTGATGTCTTTATCAG AAG GAAAAACCTTCCAGCTGTACTCCCACAATCTCATCGGGCTGTTTGAGCAGCTGAAGAAGCCCGGCCTGGCCGCTCAGTTCCAGACTCACCGCTTCCCAGACAAAATTTTACCCAG gAGGTTTGCCTTGACGACTAAGATCCCCGACACAAAGGGCTGTCACAAATGCTGCATTG TGAGAAACCCGTACACAGGCCACAAATACCTGTGTGGAGCGCTGCAGTCTGGGATTGTCCTGTTGCAGTGGTATGAGCCCATGCAGAGGTTTATGCTTATCAAG CACTTTGACTTCCCTCTTCCCAGCCCGCTGAAAGTGTTTGAGATGCTCGTGGTCCCAGAGCAGGAATATCCTCTGGTGTGCGTGGCCATCAGCCAGGGCACCGAGCCAGGCCAGGTGGTCCGCTTTGAGACCATCAACCTCAACTCCTGCTCGTCCTGGTTCACAGAGATGGGAACAA CTAATCAGCAGGTGGACGCAATCCATGTGACCCAGCTGGAGAGAGACACCGTGTTGGTGTGTTTGGACC aaaATTTGAAGATTGTTAATCTCCAGGGCAGACTGAAGTCCAACAAGAAGCTGGCATCTGAGCTCAGTTTTGACTTCTGCATTGGATCTGTTG TGTGCCTTCAGGACAGCGTCCTCGCCTTCTGGAAACACGGCATGCAGGGAAAGAGCTTTAAGTCTAATGAG gTGACCCAGGAGATTTCTGATCCAAGCAGAGTCTTCCGCCTCCTTGGATCTGACAG GGTGGTGGTCTTGGAGAGCCGACCAACAGACAACCCCACGGCCCTGAGCAACCTCTACATTTTAGCAGGTCACGAGAACAGTTACTGA
- the map4k5 gene encoding mitogen-activated protein kinase kinase kinase kinase 5 isoform X4 — protein sequence MDIYPRPSGEIQRRNPQHDFELIQRVGSGTYGDVYKARNIQTGELAAVKIIKLEPGDDFSIIQQEIFMVKECMHHNIVAYFGSYLCREKLWICMEYCGGGSLQDIYHVTGPLSEPQIAYVSRETIQGLGYLHSKGKMHRDIKGANILLTDNGDVKLADFGVAAKITATIAKRKSFIGTPYWMAPEVAAVEKNGGYNQLCDIWAVGITSIELAELQPPMFDLHPMRALFLMSKSSFQPPKLKDKNKWSAAFHNFVKVSLTKNPKKRPTAEKLLSHVFVAQTGLTRRLAVDLLDKMNNPDNHQHYSEVDDDDLEPLSAVRHTIRSTNKQARAERTRSEINFDKLQFEPPLRKETEAHSEMDVSKDNDFPSPWSPFAEGGITTRGHIAHLEDAFEEVELSTLKPGVPPPLPPKPHLNSPSEELGLNDERSLTVRRFPNSENGPSQVARRQSTPEQGNKVEHSSPDFLSASVSSPGLLSHTSDPDDDSDGSMNGDSPKPPPNRQHRKEKKEFPKPAINGLPPTPKVLMGACFSKVFDGCPLKINCATSWIHPDTKDQYLIFGTEDGIYTLNLNELHEATMEQLFPRKCTWLYVINNNLMSLSGKTFQLYSHNLIGLFEQLKKPGLAAQFQTHRFPDKILPRRFALTTKIPDTKGCHKCCIVRNPYTGHKYLCGALQSGIVLLQWYEPMQRFMLIKHFDFPLPSPLKVFEMLVVPEQEYPLVCVAISQGTEPGQVVRFETINLNSCSSWFTEMGTTNQQVDAIHVTQLERDTVLVCLDQNLKIVNLQGRLKSNKKLASELSFDFCIGSVVCLQDSVLAFWKHGMQGKSFKSNEVTQEISDPSRVFRLLGSDRVVVLESRPTDNPTALSNLYILAGHENSY from the exons ATGGATATCTATCCCCGGCCAAGCGGTGAGATCCAGAGGAGGAACCCTCAGCATGACTTTGAGCTCATTCAGAGGGTGGGAAGTGGCACATATGGAGACGTGTACAAG GCTCGAAACATACAGACAGGAGAGCTCGCTGCAGTGAAGATCATAAAGTTGGAACCAG gGGATGACTTTTCCATCATACAGCAGGAAATCTTCATGGTGAAGGAATGCATGCACCACAATATTGTGGCCTACTTTGGGAGCTACCTCTG TCGGGAGAAGCTTTGGATATGTATGGAGTACTGTGGTGGAGGATCTCTGCAGGACATTTATCATG TGACGGGACCTCTGTCAGAGCCTCAGATAGCATACGTCTCCAGAGAGACCATACAG GGTTTGGGATACTTGCACAGCAAGGGCAAGATGCACCGTGACATCAAG GGAGCCAACATACTTCTAACAGATAACGGAGATGTGAAGTTAG CTGACTTTGGAGTTGCAGCCAAAATAACAGCCACCATTGCCAAAAGAAAGTCCTTCATTGGAACACCTTATTG gatggCTCCAGAAGTAGCAGCGGTGGAGAAGAACGGTGGCTACAACCAGCTGTGTGATATCTGGGCTGTTGGCATCACGTCCATAGAGCTGGCTGAGCTACAGCCCCCAATGTTTGACCTACACCCGATGAG gGCCTTGTTTTTGATGTCGAAGAGTAGCTTCCAGCCTCCCAagctaaaagacaaaaacaaatg GTCCGCTGCCTTCCACAACTTTGTCAAAGTGTCTCTGACAAAGAACCCAAAGAAGAGGCCCACTGCAGAGAAACTTCTATCA CACGTGTTTGTGGCACAGACGGGTTTGACAAGGAGGCTGGCTGTCGACCTACTAGATAAGATGAACAACCCAGACAACCACCAGCATTACAGTGAggtggatgatgatgatcttgAG cccctctctgcagtcagacaCACCATTCGCTCCACTAACAAACAAGCCAGAGCTGAGAGGACGCGCTCGGAGATAAACT TCGACAAGCTCCAGTTCGAACCACCACTCCGGAAGGAAACTGAGGCTCATTCTGAAATG GATGTGAGTAAAGATAATGACTTCCCTTCCCCCTGGAGTCCCTTTGCAGAGGGAGGAATAACAACCAG GGGACACATCGCCCATCTTGAAGACGCCTTTGAGGAAGTAGAGCT GTCAACCCTCAAGCCAGgagttcctcctcctctgcccccgAAG CCACACTTAAACAGCCCGTCAGAGGAGCTCGGCCTTAACGATGAGAGGTCTCTGACAGTTCGGAGGTTCCCTAACTCGGAGAATGGGCCGAGCCAGGTGGCTCGCAGACAGAGCACACCTGAGCAGGGCAACAAGGTGGAGCACTCATCTCCAGATTTCCTCTCTGCCAGTGTCAGCAGCCCTGGCCTTTTGTCTCACACCTCAGATCCTG ATGATGATTCAGATGGCAGCATGAACGGAGACAGTCCCAAGCCGCCACCCAACCGGCAGCATcggaaggagaaaaaggaatTCCCT aAACCAGCTATCAACGGCCTGCCACCCACTCCCAAAGTACTG ATGGGAGCCTGTTTCTCTAAAGTGTTTGATGGCTGTCCACTGAAGATCAACTGTGCCACATCATGGATTCATCCAGACACCAAAG aCCAGTACCTAATCTTTGGGACGGAGGATGGCATCTATACGCTGAATCTTAATGAGCTGCATGAAGCCACGATGGAGCAG CTGTTCCCGAGGAAGTGTACATGGCTGTACGTTATCAACAACAACCTGATGTCTTTATCAG GAAAAACCTTCCAGCTGTACTCCCACAATCTCATCGGGCTGTTTGAGCAGCTGAAGAAGCCCGGCCTGGCCGCTCAGTTCCAGACTCACCGCTTCCCAGACAAAATTTTACCCAG gAGGTTTGCCTTGACGACTAAGATCCCCGACACAAAGGGCTGTCACAAATGCTGCATTG TGAGAAACCCGTACACAGGCCACAAATACCTGTGTGGAGCGCTGCAGTCTGGGATTGTCCTGTTGCAGTGGTATGAGCCCATGCAGAGGTTTATGCTTATCAAG CACTTTGACTTCCCTCTTCCCAGCCCGCTGAAAGTGTTTGAGATGCTCGTGGTCCCAGAGCAGGAATATCCTCTGGTGTGCGTGGCCATCAGCCAGGGCACCGAGCCAGGCCAGGTGGTCCGCTTTGAGACCATCAACCTCAACTCCTGCTCGTCCTGGTTCACAGAGATGGGAACAA CTAATCAGCAGGTGGACGCAATCCATGTGACCCAGCTGGAGAGAGACACCGTGTTGGTGTGTTTGGACC aaaATTTGAAGATTGTTAATCTCCAGGGCAGACTGAAGTCCAACAAGAAGCTGGCATCTGAGCTCAGTTTTGACTTCTGCATTGGATCTGTTG TGTGCCTTCAGGACAGCGTCCTCGCCTTCTGGAAACACGGCATGCAGGGAAAGAGCTTTAAGTCTAATGAG gTGACCCAGGAGATTTCTGATCCAAGCAGAGTCTTCCGCCTCCTTGGATCTGACAG GGTGGTGGTCTTGGAGAGCCGACCAACAGACAACCCCACGGCCCTGAGCAACCTCTACATTTTAGCAGGTCACGAGAACAGTTACTGA